The proteins below come from a single Cervus elaphus chromosome 4, mCerEla1.1, whole genome shotgun sequence genomic window:
- the LOC122690788 gene encoding major allergen I polypeptide chain 2-like isoform X1 — protein sequence MKGALLVLALLVTRELTFETCEVEACPVFYEMQTAVNFVLPRAVLNETLDSVSATDEEKAAFGKIQDCFIEEGHQNRFNYLKFKILIIFSKDCTGYRVSTLVNVIRGFISSLHSLVSSS from the exons ATGAAGGGAGCACTGCTTGTGCTGGCCTTGCTGGTGACCAGAGAGCTGACCTTTGAGACATGTGAGG TGGAAGCCTGCCCTGTTTTTTATGAAATGCAGACCGCTGTGAACTTTGTACTACCAAGGGCAGTATTAAATGAAACCTTAGATTCAGTCAGtgctacagatgaggaaaaagcaGCCTTTGGAAAAATCCAGGATTGCTTCATTGAAGAAGGACATCAGAACCGGTTTAATTATCTGAAATTTAAG ATTCTCATCATCTTCAGTAAGGATTGCACTGGCTATAGAGTATCCACGTTGGTGAATGTTATTAGAGGATTCATCTCCAGTCTGCACTCTTTAGTGAGCTCATCTTAG
- the LOC122690788 gene encoding major allergen I polypeptide chain 2-like isoform X2, with translation MKGALLVLALLVTRELTFETLEACPVFYEMQTAVNFVLPRAVLNETLDSVSATDEEKAAFGKIQDCFIEEGHQNRFNYLKFKILIIFSKDCTGYRVSTLVNVIRGFISSLHSLVSSS, from the exons ATGAAGGGAGCACTGCTTGTGCTGGCCTTGCTGGTGACCAGAGAGCTGACCTTTGAGACAT TGGAAGCCTGCCCTGTTTTTTATGAAATGCAGACCGCTGTGAACTTTGTACTACCAAGGGCAGTATTAAATGAAACCTTAGATTCAGTCAGtgctacagatgaggaaaaagcaGCCTTTGGAAAAATCCAGGATTGCTTCATTGAAGAAGGACATCAGAACCGGTTTAATTATCTGAAATTTAAG ATTCTCATCATCTTCAGTAAGGATTGCACTGGCTATAGAGTATCCACGTTGGTGAATGTTATTAGAGGATTCATCTCCAGTCTGCACTCTTTAGTGAGCTCATCTTAG